The following proteins are co-located in the Nocardia bhagyanarayanae genome:
- a CDS encoding helix-turn-helix transcriptional regulator has protein sequence MEHNAELKEFLRTRRARLNVDDMQIGGTGGVRRVPGLRREEVAQLAGVSVDYYSRLEQGRNINVSDEVLDAVARALRLDEVERSYLFQIARANPRRARRRTPARVQRVRPGIRRILETVDDVMPAFVFGRRMDILAANRLARALITDFEALPPRDRNMLRYTFLDESARELYLDWEEVARDNVAVLRLDAGRHPDDPLLAELVGELAVKSPQFRRWWADHNVRERSHGTKRYHHPLVGDLTIDYESVSLPGDPDQTLCIYTAEAGSASETALRLLAAWTGSQTPPAHPATGGSDAEHPGARHAERLETEER, from the coding sequence ATGGAGCACAATGCCGAGCTGAAGGAGTTCCTACGGACCCGCCGCGCGCGCCTGAACGTCGACGACATGCAGATCGGCGGAACGGGCGGGGTACGCCGGGTGCCGGGGCTGCGCCGCGAAGAAGTCGCCCAGCTCGCCGGGGTCAGCGTCGACTACTACAGCCGGCTCGAGCAAGGACGCAATATCAACGTCTCCGACGAGGTCCTCGACGCCGTGGCCCGCGCCCTGCGCCTGGACGAGGTCGAGCGCTCCTATCTGTTCCAGATCGCCCGGGCGAATCCGCGGCGCGCCCGGCGCCGGACTCCGGCGCGAGTGCAGCGGGTCCGTCCCGGGATCCGCCGCATCCTCGAGACGGTCGACGACGTGATGCCCGCCTTCGTCTTCGGCCGTCGCATGGACATCCTCGCCGCCAATCGTCTCGCCCGGGCTCTGATCACCGACTTCGAGGCGCTCCCGCCCCGGGACCGAAACATGTTGCGCTACACCTTCCTCGACGAGTCCGCCCGCGAGCTGTACCTCGATTGGGAAGAGGTCGCCCGAGACAACGTCGCGGTCCTGCGCCTGGACGCCGGCCGTCACCCCGACGACCCGCTGCTGGCCGAACTCGTCGGCGAACTCGCTGTCAAGAGCCCGCAATTCCGGCGCTGGTGGGCCGACCACAACGTCCGCGAACGCAGTCACGGCACCAAGCGTTACCACCACCCCCTCGTCGGTGATCTCACCATCGACTACGAAAGCGTCTCGCTACCAGGCGATCCCGACCAGACGCTGTGCATCTACACCGCCGAGGCAGGCTCGGCCTCGGAGACCGCACTGCGGCTGCTCGCCGCGTGGACCGGGTCGCAGACTCCGCCCGCGCACCCGGCGACTGGCGGTTCCGATGCGGAACACCCCGGTGCGCGGCATGCTGAACGGTTGGAGACCGAGGAACGCTGA
- a CDS encoding saccharopine dehydrogenase family protein — protein sequence MLITVYGANGYQGKLTLAESSRHDVEVRLVGRDRTRLESAAAEVGIPDADLRVAGLDDRAALVAALAGSDVVINCAGPFTTSGAVMVDAAIAAGAHYVDTAGEQLYVKGVFDSFDGDAERAGVTVVPAVNDGCLPGDLLAHLIAERTGPLAEITVSHFITGAAGLSRGSLRSALATMDTMRSGGLIYDDGAWRSGIPARRDRITLPGGESVAMAALPTCEVVTIPRHVQVDHVESLLEATLKASLETPITPELIAGLPPGPNEHDRAAQQFTYLLDAVDHRGQQTRGVIRGRDTYGTTAVAAVEAARRLAAGDTAAGVRTPAQAFDPADFLETLSGHDLSWTIEAIPTVK from the coding sequence ATGCTCATCACCGTCTACGGCGCCAACGGCTATCAGGGCAAGCTCACCCTTGCCGAGTCGTCCCGCCATGACGTAGAGGTCCGGCTCGTCGGTCGAGATCGAACGCGGCTGGAATCCGCAGCCGCCGAGGTCGGAATTCCCGACGCCGACCTCCGGGTAGCCGGTCTCGACGACCGCGCCGCTCTCGTTGCCGCTTTGGCGGGTAGCGATGTCGTCATCAACTGTGCGGGACCGTTCACCACCTCCGGCGCAGTGATGGTCGATGCCGCGATCGCAGCCGGCGCCCACTATGTCGACACCGCGGGCGAGCAACTGTATGTGAAGGGCGTTTTCGATTCCTTCGACGGCGACGCCGAGCGTGCGGGTGTCACGGTCGTGCCGGCAGTCAACGACGGCTGCTTGCCGGGCGACCTGCTCGCGCACCTGATCGCCGAGCGGACCGGGCCGCTGGCGGAGATCACTGTCAGCCACTTCATCACAGGTGCTGCCGGTCTCTCACGCGGATCGCTGCGCTCGGCGTTGGCGACGATGGACACGATGCGGTCCGGCGGGCTGATCTATGACGACGGCGCCTGGCGCAGCGGGATTCCGGCCCGGCGCGATCGAATCACCTTGCCCGGCGGGGAGTCCGTCGCGATGGCTGCGCTGCCGACGTGCGAGGTAGTCACCATCCCCCGGCACGTGCAGGTCGATCATGTCGAAAGCCTGCTGGAGGCGACCTTGAAGGCCAGCCTCGAAACACCCATCACGCCGGAATTGATCGCAGGGCTTCCCCCAGGCCCGAACGAGCACGACCGCGCCGCACAGCAATTCACCTATCTGCTCGACGCCGTGGACCACCGAGGTCAGCAGACACGGGGGGTCATCCGAGGCCGAGACACCTACGGAACCACCGCCGTCGCCGCGGTCGAAGCAGCCCGGCGATTGGCGGCAGGCGACACTGCCGCCGGAGTACGAACCCCCGCGCAAGCGTTCGATCCCGCTGACTTCCTCGAAACCCTCTCCGGCCACGACCTCAGCTGGACCATCGAGGCGATCCCGACAGTGAAGTGA
- a CDS encoding MerR family transcriptional regulator, whose product MSDQLTIGELASRTGVAASALRYWEEQGLLPAPARVAGQRRYPPAAVGLVGVVVALQNIGFTLREIKAFMASRSPAEAGWRELYQRKLAELDQRIAQALAARTAIAHGLDCPHQDIVECPNFASGVTALLAGHSLEEAHAQVHSH is encoded by the coding sequence ATGAGTGACCAGCTGACGATCGGCGAGCTGGCGAGCCGCACCGGTGTCGCCGCCTCCGCGTTGCGTTACTGGGAGGAGCAGGGCCTGCTGCCGGCCCCCGCCCGCGTCGCGGGCCAACGGCGTTATCCGCCGGCGGCGGTCGGGCTGGTCGGTGTGGTCGTGGCGCTTCAGAACATCGGTTTCACGTTGCGGGAGATCAAGGCGTTCATGGCGTCTCGTTCCCCGGCCGAGGCCGGGTGGCGGGAGCTGTACCAACGCAAGCTCGCCGAGCTGGATCAACGGATCGCCCAGGCACTGGCGGCACGCACCGCCATCGCTCACGGTCTGGACTGCCCGCACCAGGACATTGTCGAGTGCCCCAACTTCGCGAGCGGGGTCACGGCGCTTCTGGCGGGACATTCTCTCGAAGAGGCTCACGCGCAGGTTCATTCGCACTGA
- a CDS encoding TetR/AcrR family transcriptional regulator, with translation MERAESPPPGGVRADARRSRARLLEAARTMFAGEGVDVSFNEIARRAGVGPATLYRHFPQREDLIAAVVGTSLEEVTTLASTLDTEPDPAAALSLWVAALVSHIRRVRGLSEEIMRALEVPDSPLAPHCAAALAAAETVLVRAQRAGRAHPEATTDDIVKIASAIAWTSDQSDITAAATDRLLGLVLHGIIGPDKTRPLHA, from the coding sequence ATGGAGCGAGCCGAATCACCGCCACCGGGCGGTGTGCGAGCCGATGCCCGCCGCAGCCGCGCACGACTGCTCGAGGCCGCCCGGACGATGTTCGCCGGCGAAGGCGTCGACGTGTCGTTCAACGAGATCGCCCGCCGCGCCGGTGTCGGCCCCGCCACCCTCTATCGGCATTTCCCGCAGCGAGAAGACCTCATCGCCGCCGTGGTCGGCACGAGCCTCGAGGAGGTCACCACACTCGCGAGCACCCTCGACACCGAGCCCGATCCCGCTGCCGCACTGTCGTTATGGGTTGCCGCGCTGGTGTCGCACATTCGTCGCGTTCGCGGGCTGTCCGAGGAGATCATGCGTGCCCTCGAGGTCCCCGACAGCCCATTGGCGCCGCATTGCGCCGCAGCCCTGGCCGCGGCCGAGACCGTCCTGGTCCGTGCCCAACGGGCCGGACGTGCGCACCCCGAAGCCACCACCGACGACATCGTCAAGATCGCCAGCGCCATCGCGTGGACCAGTGACCAGTCCGACATCACCGCGGCGGCCACCGACCGTCTTCTCGGCCTTGTGCTGCACGGCATCATCGGCCCGGACAAGACGCGACCCCTACACGCCTGA
- a CDS encoding AraC family transcriptional regulator, translating to MDPLSDVVTAMRIGEPHSGRVSHHAPFGWQFPAFDAAGFHVVLAGTCWFLPPAADPIALRPGDIVLLPGGCAHGLADDPATPLRPAATSLRRVNPRPSRPDTASEPRPEAVLLCGAYLLDRSRSHPMLADLPEVIHLPAPETRHTPVGAIIDLLDSELAADRPGHDAMLRSLLDALLLHILRRWLDRQTDTGWSAALHDPAIAAALSAIHGSPGHGWTVAELAAHAGISRAGLARRFTELIGRPPIAYLTWWRMTLAARQLRDTDTPLTVIARDAGYASEFAFAHAFKNEFGHPPGQFRKKNPPVQPPDRNVGRSSGSATRAVTHAAESER from the coding sequence GTGGATCCTCTTTCTGACGTGGTGACCGCGATGCGGATCGGCGAGCCTCATTCGGGCCGGGTCAGCCACCATGCGCCGTTCGGCTGGCAGTTTCCGGCCTTCGATGCCGCAGGATTCCATGTGGTTCTGGCAGGCACCTGCTGGTTCCTGCCCCCGGCCGCCGATCCGATCGCGCTGCGGCCGGGCGACATCGTCCTGCTTCCGGGAGGATGCGCCCACGGGCTGGCCGACGATCCAGCCACGCCACTACGTCCAGCTGCCACCTCGCTGCGCCGGGTGAACCCGCGACCGTCCCGACCGGACACCGCATCCGAACCGCGACCGGAGGCCGTGCTGCTGTGTGGTGCCTACCTTCTCGATCGAAGCCGGTCACACCCGATGCTCGCCGATCTGCCCGAGGTCATCCACCTGCCCGCCCCGGAAACTCGCCATACCCCGGTCGGGGCGATCATCGATCTCCTCGACAGCGAACTCGCCGCCGACCGGCCCGGACACGATGCCATGCTCCGCTCGCTGCTCGACGCGCTACTGCTACACATCCTGCGCCGCTGGCTCGACCGCCAAACCGACACCGGGTGGTCGGCCGCGCTACACGACCCGGCCATCGCCGCGGCGCTCTCGGCGATCCACGGCTCGCCCGGGCACGGCTGGACCGTGGCCGAACTCGCCGCGCACGCCGGGATTTCCCGAGCTGGCCTCGCCCGCCGATTCACCGAACTGATCGGCCGGCCACCCATCGCCTACCTCACCTGGTGGCGCATGACCCTCGCGGCCCGGCAACTGCGCGATACCGACACTCCGCTGACGGTCATCGCCCGAGACGCCGGCTATGCATCCGAGTTCGCGTTCGCCCACGCGTTCAAAAACGAATTCGGCCACCCACCAGGCCAATTCCGAAAGAAGAACCCGCCAGTTCAACCACCGGATCGGAACGTGGGCCGATCGAGCGGCTCCGCGACTCGCGCAGTCACACACGCCGCCGAATCCGAAAGATAG
- a CDS encoding SDR family oxidoreductase, with protein sequence MTTHNTSPLAGRVAVVTGASSGIGAATAKRLAASGATVAVLARRADRLELLAEEIAQAGGTALALTVDVTDAQALHAAAERVAAELGTADLLFNNAGVMLPAPVDELPVEQWQRQIDLNVTGLMNAIGAFLPQLIAAAAEKGVADLVNTSSIAAQNLFPNFAVYSGTKAYVTHLSRTLRAELGAKDVRVSAIEPGIVGTELQSHVTDAGAQEWLESSKQEMTWLDPEDIAEAVNFLASQPARVNLQQVTIMPTRQPA encoded by the coding sequence ATGACTACTCACAACACCTCCCCGCTCGCCGGCCGCGTCGCCGTGGTGACGGGCGCCTCGAGCGGCATCGGCGCCGCGACCGCCAAGCGGCTGGCCGCGTCCGGGGCGACGGTGGCCGTGCTCGCACGCCGGGCCGATCGGCTCGAACTCCTGGCCGAGGAGATCGCGCAGGCGGGCGGGACGGCGCTGGCCCTGACCGTCGACGTCACCGATGCGCAGGCCCTGCACGCCGCGGCCGAGCGGGTGGCCGCCGAACTCGGTACCGCCGATCTGCTGTTCAACAATGCGGGTGTCATGCTGCCCGCACCCGTCGACGAGCTGCCGGTCGAGCAGTGGCAGCGCCAGATCGATCTGAACGTGACCGGCCTGATGAATGCCATCGGCGCGTTCCTACCCCAGTTGATCGCCGCGGCCGCGGAAAAGGGCGTGGCCGATCTGGTCAACACATCCTCGATCGCCGCGCAGAACCTGTTCCCGAATTTCGCGGTGTACTCGGGTACCAAGGCCTACGTGACGCACCTGTCGCGGACCCTGCGCGCCGAACTCGGCGCCAAGGATGTCCGTGTCTCCGCGATCGAGCCGGGCATCGTCGGCACGGAGCTGCAGAGCCACGTCACCGACGCCGGCGCGCAGGAATGGCTCGAGAGTTCGAAACAGGAGATGACCTGGCTCGATCCGGAAGATATCGCCGAGGCCGTCAACTTCTTGGCGTCCCAGCCCGCGCGCGTGAACCTGCAGCAGGTCACGATCATGCCGACCCGGCAGCCGGCGTAA
- a CDS encoding TIGR03620 family F420-dependent LLM class oxidoreductase — protein MVLPTSLPRTGIWVNGLDLQAPAVATGLVAELEELGLGAIWLSEGLAHDPFVTAAGLLAATHRLLVGTGIAVTYGRHPHWMRASARAVLDSYPDRFVFGTGTSNPRVVEGVLGLEYRRPLATLRDYLDDLDTPDTLRAQLGLPDSGRLPRILAALGPRALQLARDRADGAITYLVTPEHTAQARATLGPDRTLVVEQAVVVGADDADARTRAHAHVGAYLPNPGYRASWQRLGFTDADLTAPGSDRLVNALVAIGEDQVRQRIAAHIAAGADHVCLQALSAEPFTIPAQQWKLLATIDDSLR, from the coding sequence ATGGTGTTGCCGACAAGCTTGCCGCGCACCGGCATCTGGGTGAACGGGCTCGATCTGCAAGCGCCGGCCGTAGCGACGGGGCTGGTGGCGGAGCTGGAGGAACTGGGTTTGGGCGCGATCTGGCTCAGCGAAGGACTCGCGCACGACCCGTTCGTCACTGCCGCCGGACTGCTCGCCGCGACCCACAGACTGCTGGTCGGCACGGGGATCGCGGTGACATACGGCCGCCATCCACACTGGATGCGAGCCTCGGCCCGGGCCGTCCTGGATTCCTATCCGGATCGGTTCGTATTCGGGACCGGCACATCCAATCCCCGAGTCGTCGAAGGAGTGCTCGGACTCGAATATCGCAGACCGCTGGCCACCTTGCGCGACTACCTCGACGATCTCGACACACCGGACACCCTGCGTGCCCAGCTCGGACTGCCCGACTCCGGTCGGTTACCTCGCATCCTGGCGGCGCTCGGTCCGCGCGCCCTGCAGCTGGCTCGGGACAGGGCCGACGGCGCTATCACCTATCTTGTGACGCCCGAACACACCGCGCAGGCCCGCGCCACCCTCGGACCGGACCGGACGCTCGTGGTCGAACAGGCCGTCGTGGTCGGGGCCGACGACGCGGACGCCCGGACACGCGCTCACGCACATGTGGGCGCCTACCTGCCCAACCCCGGTTACCGCGCGAGCTGGCAGCGACTCGGCTTCACCGACGCCGATCTCACCGCACCCGGCAGCGACCGGCTCGTCAACGCGTTGGTCGCGATCGGGGAAGACCAAGTGCGACAACGGATCGCCGCCCATATCGCCGCCGGCGCGGATCACGTCTGCCTTCAGGCGCTATCAGCCGAGCCGTTCACCATCCCGGCACAGCAATGGAAACTGCTGGCCACTATCGATGACAGCCTTCGCTGA
- a CDS encoding SDR family NAD(P)-dependent oxidoreductase, giving the protein MTNAGNTPPIWFITGASSGIGRELAVQALTAGETVVAVARHTETLSDLGESDRLLTIEADVRDETAVAKAVEQSVARFGRIDIVANLAGYGLFGAVEEAADAQARAIFDTNVFGVLNVLRSTLPVLRGQRSGHILQGSSYYGQTADPGVGLLAATKYAVEGLSDALAAEVAPLGIHVTLVQPGLTATPFLSNLDTATATHADYDQTVRALLQAIQALPESAFSSAERVAAAIRTAVAGDTPPRRLALGIAGAASMRTALTARLAELDEWATLTNQVDAEPRVHVHTG; this is encoded by the coding sequence ATGACGAATGCAGGAAACACCCCACCGATCTGGTTCATCACCGGCGCCTCCTCGGGTATCGGACGAGAGTTAGCAGTTCAGGCGCTGACGGCCGGAGAAACCGTGGTCGCGGTGGCTCGACACACCGAAACCCTCAGTGACTTGGGAGAATCCGACCGGCTGCTCACGATCGAGGCGGACGTGCGCGACGAGACAGCCGTCGCGAAGGCGGTCGAGCAGAGCGTGGCCCGCTTCGGTCGCATCGACATCGTCGCCAACCTCGCCGGCTATGGACTCTTCGGGGCGGTCGAGGAAGCAGCCGACGCGCAGGCACGGGCGATCTTCGATACCAACGTCTTCGGCGTACTCAACGTGCTGCGCTCGACACTGCCGGTGCTGCGGGGTCAGCGGTCCGGGCACATCCTGCAGGGCTCGTCCTACTACGGTCAGACCGCAGATCCCGGCGTCGGGCTGCTCGCAGCCACCAAGTACGCCGTCGAAGGGCTCTCCGACGCGCTCGCAGCCGAAGTGGCGCCACTCGGAATCCACGTGACCCTCGTTCAGCCCGGCCTCACCGCAACACCTTTCCTGTCCAATCTCGACACGGCTACAGCGACCCACGCCGACTACGACCAGACCGTGCGCGCCCTACTGCAGGCGATCCAAGCGCTGCCGGAATCGGCGTTCTCCAGCGCCGAGCGCGTGGCCGCCGCCATCCGCACGGCCGTGGCCGGTGACACCCCGCCCCGCCGGCTCGCCCTGGGCATCGCCGGCGCCGCCAGCATGCGCACCGCGCTCACCGCCCGCCTCGCCGAACTCGACGAATGGGCCACCCTCACCAACCAGGTCGACGCCGAGCCCCGCGTTCACGTCCACACCGGATAG
- a CDS encoding FAD-dependent monooxygenase — protein MKRRDPAHDITVIDRDPPGSTYGWGVVYWDDLLDLLYRNDPDSAQAVRAGSVVWREQAIHVGDDQTAHFGGYGFSMGRAALLDVLSRRASDLGVDVQHGREVHDLSGFDDADLIVASDGANSRVRQLGDDRFGTSVTLGENRYIWLGTDKVFTRFTFAFEHTSAGWIWFHAYPSVAGKISTCIVECQPQTWQGLGFDSLDNSENLRVLEKIFARHLDGHSLISKTRGEFARWSRFPEVTNKSWYHDNVVLLGDAAHTTHFTIGSGTRLAIVDAVVLAQNLYEHAEVADALENYDAQRRAALRPIQAAARGSMVWFEHADRYLDRSAVQFAYAMAARHGLQMPWRYQLHLLTQVPPVRKVRRAIDSGQRWLRAARRGEVTKALPSQRRPSDPLPTDRSKP, from the coding sequence GACCTGCTCGACCTTCTGTATCGGAACGATCCCGACAGCGCCCAGGCGGTGCGTGCCGGGTCGGTCGTGTGGCGGGAACAGGCAATCCATGTGGGCGACGACCAGACGGCGCATTTCGGGGGCTACGGGTTCAGCATGGGGCGCGCCGCATTGCTCGACGTACTTTCCCGGCGGGCGAGCGACCTCGGCGTCGATGTCCAGCACGGGCGAGAGGTCCACGATCTGTCCGGCTTCGACGACGCCGATCTGATCGTCGCCTCCGACGGCGCGAACAGCCGGGTACGGCAGCTGGGTGACGATCGTTTCGGCACGTCCGTCACACTCGGCGAGAATCGATATATCTGGCTCGGTACGGACAAGGTCTTCACCCGATTCACCTTCGCCTTCGAACACACCTCGGCCGGCTGGATCTGGTTCCACGCCTATCCATCGGTCGCCGGGAAGATCAGCACCTGCATCGTCGAGTGCCAACCGCAGACCTGGCAGGGGCTGGGTTTCGATTCCCTGGACAACTCCGAGAACTTGCGTGTTCTGGAAAAAATATTCGCGCGCCATCTCGACGGTCACTCGTTGATCAGCAAGACACGAGGCGAGTTCGCAAGGTGGAGCCGCTTTCCCGAGGTAACAAACAAAAGCTGGTATCACGACAACGTGGTACTGCTCGGCGACGCCGCGCACACAACGCATTTCACCATCGGTTCGGGCACCCGGTTGGCAATCGTCGACGCCGTCGTGCTCGCGCAGAATCTGTACGAGCATGCCGAGGTCGCCGACGCGCTGGAGAACTACGATGCGCAGCGGCGCGCCGCGCTGCGTCCGATACAGGCCGCCGCCCGTGGCAGCATGGTCTGGTTCGAACACGCCGACCGGTATCTCGACCGCAGCGCCGTGCAATTCGCCTATGCGATGGCGGCTCGGCACGGGCTTCAAATGCCGTGGCGATATCAGCTACACCTGCTCACGCAGGTACCCCCTGTGCGCAAGGTCCGGCGTGCCATCGACTCCGGACAGCGGTGGCTGCGGGCTGCCCGACGGGGGGAAGTCACGAAAGCGCTGCCCTCGCAACGGCGCCCATCCGACCCACTCCCGACCGATCGGTCGAAGCCCTGA
- a CDS encoding CGNR zinc finger domain-containing protein: MEATREAGKWSEDAAALVLQFVNTRADGAGGVEVFGTASGFADWAIEHGLLDAATVVTDSDAVAARELRDALVTVLLTHSGDPDIGDAQVAEAERYLRQAGVRYPLTTVVTAETAQLLAGSTGVPGALGAVLAAVTETAQRGDWMRIKACCNPPCHFGFIDRTRNRAARYCSPGCGSQVSMRALRQRRKQASS, from the coding sequence GTGGAGGCGACGCGTGAGGCAGGGAAGTGGAGCGAGGATGCCGCTGCTTTGGTGTTGCAGTTCGTCAACACCAGGGCCGACGGCGCGGGAGGTGTCGAGGTCTTCGGCACCGCTTCGGGATTCGCGGACTGGGCGATCGAGCATGGTCTGCTCGACGCCGCCACCGTGGTGACCGACTCCGACGCGGTGGCTGCGCGTGAGCTTCGCGACGCACTGGTCACGGTGCTGCTGACACACTCGGGTGATCCAGATATCGGTGACGCGCAGGTCGCCGAGGCGGAGCGGTATCTGCGGCAGGCGGGTGTGCGCTATCCGCTCACAACGGTCGTCACCGCGGAAACGGCGCAGCTCCTCGCCGGATCGACCGGTGTCCCCGGCGCTTTGGGCGCCGTTCTCGCCGCGGTGACCGAGACGGCGCAGCGCGGGGACTGGATGCGGATCAAGGCATGCTGCAATCCGCCGTGCCACTTCGGCTTCATCGATCGCACCCGCAACCGGGCGGCGCGCTACTGCAGCCCCGGATGCGGATCGCAGGTGTCGATGCGCGCTCTTCGGCAGCGCCGCAAGCAAGCCAGCTCCTGA
- a CDS encoding class I SAM-dependent methyltransferase has protein sequence MQTTARTLQQRAIRYLVRQAGHPRGVVGWMNGWMFALRPSNRQRNIWAVSLLDVQPTDRVLEIGFGPGVAIAEFAGRATQGHVFGIDHSRAMVRHAARRNAVAVRAGRVHLTHASVDQLPRFGDPLDAILAVNSVGFWRDPVERLRELRRLLRPAGRIALVSQPRCPGATRDTTVQAAEELRDMLTDAGFTDLRVETLDLDPPVACVLAINPTS, from the coding sequence ATGCAGACAACAGCCAGAACTCTCCAGCAACGCGCGATCAGATACTTGGTGCGTCAGGCCGGTCACCCTCGGGGCGTCGTCGGGTGGATGAACGGCTGGATGTTCGCGCTACGCCCCTCCAACCGGCAGCGCAACATCTGGGCAGTGTCGTTGCTGGACGTGCAGCCCACCGACCGGGTACTCGAGATCGGCTTCGGTCCCGGCGTCGCCATCGCCGAGTTCGCCGGCCGCGCCACCCAGGGCCACGTCTTCGGCATCGACCACTCCCGAGCCATGGTCCGGCATGCCGCCCGCCGCAACGCCGTCGCCGTCCGTGCTGGACGCGTGCATCTCACGCACGCCTCGGTGGACCAGTTGCCGAGATTCGGCGATCCGCTCGATGCCATACTCGCCGTCAACTCCGTGGGATTCTGGCGCGACCCGGTGGAGCGGCTTCGTGAACTGCGCCGCCTGCTTCGCCCCGCTGGACGCATCGCGCTCGTCAGCCAGCCCCGCTGCCCGGGCGCCACCCGGGACACCACGGTCCAAGCAGCCGAAGAACTCCGGGACATGCTCACCGACGCCGGCTTCACCGACCTGCGGGTCGAAACCCTCGACCTCGACCCGCCCGTTGCCTGTGTGCTCGCCATCAACCCGACCTCATAA
- a CDS encoding 3-oxoacyl-ACP synthase III family protein, whose amino-acid sequence MLRTRFESIGAYTPTTVRSTEDLTAELTVPKSLDLERITGIRNRRVYDSHPDRYESSFDLALRAIDDCLQHSGYAVDELDVIISASITRTRGAGIFCYAPSFAVMLGRSIGADAARCFDVSNACAGMFTGVMVLDRMIRAGVVRNGLVVSGEQITPIAETAAREISQPYDPQFASLTVGDAAAAVVLDGRGDDDDELHYVELMTAADGAEHCLGMPSDRTGGMAMYTDNRAMQNEARYQQAINRLADFLADTGRSWESEKFDYWIHHQFSGPAIGYISDLTERHFGTPMPQALNVLHDYGNTASTSHFLVLHEHLAQQKIPKGSKILMCPAASGIVSGYLAATISRLEA is encoded by the coding sequence ATGCTCCGTACGCGTTTCGAGTCGATCGGTGCCTACACACCGACAACTGTTCGCTCCACCGAGGATCTGACCGCCGAGCTGACCGTGCCGAAGTCGCTGGACCTCGAGCGGATCACGGGAATCCGGAATCGACGTGTCTATGACAGTCATCCGGACCGGTATGAGTCGTCCTTCGATTTGGCACTGCGTGCGATCGATGATTGTCTGCAGCACTCCGGCTACGCCGTCGACGAACTCGACGTCATCATCTCGGCCTCCATCACACGCACTCGCGGCGCGGGAATCTTTTGTTATGCGCCGTCTTTCGCGGTGATGTTGGGTCGTTCGATCGGCGCGGACGCGGCGCGGTGTTTCGATGTGTCGAACGCGTGTGCCGGAATGTTCACGGGGGTGATGGTGCTGGATCGGATGATCAGGGCCGGGGTTGTGCGTAATGGCTTGGTGGTCAGCGGTGAGCAGATCACCCCGATCGCGGAGACCGCGGCACGGGAGATCAGCCAGCCGTACGACCCGCAGTTCGCGTCGCTGACCGTCGGGGACGCCGCAGCCGCGGTCGTCTTGGACGGTCGCGGCGACGACGATGACGAGCTCCACTACGTCGAACTCATGACCGCCGCCGACGGCGCCGAGCATTGCCTGGGGATGCCCAGTGATCGAACCGGTGGAATGGCGATGTACACCGACAACCGGGCCATGCAGAACGAAGCCCGCTACCAGCAGGCCATCAACCGGCTGGCTGATTTCCTCGCCGATACCGGGCGCAGCTGGGAGAGCGAGAAATTCGACTACTGGATCCATCACCAGTTCAGCGGACCCGCGATCGGCTACATCTCGGACTTGACCGAGCGCCATTTCGGCACGCCGATGCCGCAAGCGCTCAACGTGCTGCACGACTACGGCAATACCGCCTCGACTTCGCATTTCCTGGTACTGCACGAGCATCTCGCGCAACAAAAGATCCCCAAAGGATCGAAGATCCTCATGTGCCCGGCGGCCTCGGGAATCGTCTCCGGATACCTCGCCGCGACCATCTCCCGCTTGGAGGCATGA